The DNA segment CGGCTGACCATCCATGGATTCCTCGTCCTTGGTCGAAGGAGGTGCCCCGCACGGGAATTCGGGGTGCGGTGCCCGGAGCGGCCGGTGACCGCGGCGGGCCGGCGGCCCGGGAACGGAGGGTGGTGGCCCGTTCCCGGTGATCGCCGGCCCGCCGAGGGCCCCTGAGGGCGTGAGGGTCAGGAGATACAGCCGGCCTTCGGCGCGGCGCTGATGCAGCCCGCCTTCGGTGCCGCGCTGATGCAGCCGTTCTTCGCCGCCTGCTGTGCGGAGTTGGCGGCCAGCCAGTTCTGCCAGACCTGGTCCTGGGCCATCTTCTTGATGAGCTGCTCCATGGGAACCTCCGGTGTGAATGCGGAAGACGAACCGGGCATACGGCGCTGACCTGCGCTGATGCCGCTGCACCGAAGGTAAAAGTATGACCAAGTGAATGTCAATTAAAGGCAATGTCATCGACGGCGGATGCGTGCGGGGCGCGCCAACTTTGGCGGGATTTCGTCAAGATGATCTACCGCCGGAACCAATTGACGGCCAGTCAGACGACCTGTGGGGCGGACGTTGGGCCGCCCGGCGGCCGTCGATCGGGTGACCCCGGGCGCGGCTCCGGCGCCGGACCGCCGCCCGTGGGGAACGATCACGACCGATCATCCGCCGACCGGTTCCGGCCCCAGGGGAGTCCGCAGTGCGCATTCTGCTCATCGCCGGCGCGTTCAACAGCCTGACGCAGCGCGTCTACGCGGAACTCGGCGAGCGGGGGCACCACCTGGGCGTGGAGCTGGTGACGCGCGACACGCCCCTCCTCGACGTGGTGCGCCGCCACGCCCCCGACCTGATCGTGGCGCCGATGCTCACGACGGCCGTGCCCCGCGAGGTGTGGTCGGCCTGCCCCTGCCTGATCGTGCACCCCGGCCCCGTCGGCGACCGGGGCCCCTCCTCGGTGGACTGGGCGGTGCACCTGGGCGCCGACCGGTGGGGCGTCACGGTCCTGCAGGCCAACGACGAGATGGACGCCGGCGACATCTGGGCCGCCGCCGACTTCCCCGTCCCCGCCGTGGGCAAGAGCGACCTGTACCGCAACGAGATCGCCGACGGCGCGATCGAGGCGGTGCTGACGGCCGTGGCCCGCGTCGCGTCCGGCACCCACCGGCCGCGGCCGCAGGCCACCCTGCCCGCCGCCGCACGGCCCGGCCGCCCCCGGCCGCCCTTCCGCCAGGACCTGCGCCGGATCGACTGGCACGCCGACCCCACCGACACCGTCGTGCGCAAGCTGCGCGCCGCCGACTCCCGGCCCGGCGTACGCGATGAACTCCTCGGCGTCACCTGGTACTTGCACGGCGGCCACCCCGAGGACACCCTGACCGGCAGGCCGGGCGAGCTGCTCGCCACCCGGTGCGGCGCGATCTGCCGGGCGACGGCCGACGGGGCGGTATGGATTCCGGAACTACGGGCGCCCCGTGCCCCCGGGGAGCCCGCTTCCCCCAAACTGCCCGCCACGCTGGCGCTCGGCGCGCGTCTGCCGCGGCTCCCGGAGGTGCCCGCCCCGCTGGACCCCGGCGGCGGCCCCCGTACCTGGAGCGACATCCGCTACCGCGAGGACGGCCCGGCCGGCTTCCTGGAATTCTCCTTCCCCGGCGGCGCGATGAGCACCGACCACTGCCGACGCCTGCTCGCCGCCTACCGCCACGCCTGCTCCCGCCCGACCTCCGTGCTGGTGCTCGGCGGCCGCCGGGACTTCTTCTCCAACGGCATCCATCTCCACGTCATCGAGGCCGCCGCCGACCCCGCCGAGGAGTCCTGGGCCAACATCCAGGCCATGGACGACCTGGTGCACGCCGTCCTGACCACCACCGACCGGCTGGTGGTCGCCGCGCTCGGCGGCAACGCGGCGGCGGGCGGGGCGATGCTGGCCCTCGCCGCCGACGAGGTGTGGTGCCGCTCGGCCGTGGTGCTCAACCCCCACTACCGGCTGATGGGGCTCTACGGCTCGGAGTACTGGACCTATACGCTGCCCCGCCGGGCGGGCCACGAGGCGGCCGGGCGGCTGATGGCCCGCGCCCTGCCGATGACCGCGGCGGCCGGAGCGCGGCTCGGCCTGGTCGACCGCATCATCGACAGCACCGCGCAGGACTTCACCGCACGGACCGCCCACCTCGCCCGGAGGCTGGCGTCGGCGGCCGCGACCCAGGCCCGTATCGCCACGAAGAAGGCCGCCCGGGAGCGCGACGAGGCACAGCGGCCGCTCGCCGCCTACCGGGAGGAGGAACTGGCCCGGATGCACCGCACCTTCTTCGACCCGGACGAGCCCTACCACGCCCTGCGCCGCGCCTTCGTGCGCAAGGAACCCGGGCCCGGCACCCCCGCGCACCTGAACACCCCGGCCGCCGGGGCCTGAGGTGACCGGACCCGGCCGGGTGCGTGCCCGCCGGACCGGCGGATGGACGGCGGGGGGCGCGGTCCGCAGGAGCACGGCCGGGGCCCGGCCACCGACAGGCGCCCCCCCCCGCGGCCGAGCGGTGCCGCCGGCGGTGCCTCAGCCTCGGCCGTCGCCCGGTGCGGCCGGCAGGTACTTGTAGCCGATGCCGAAGACCGTGCTGATGGTGTCGCGCAGGCCGGGCCCCAGACGCCGCCGCAGCCGGGCGATGTGGACGTCGACCGTGCGGGTGCTCGACTGGCAGTTGGGCCAGACCGCGGCCATCAGCTGCTCACGGGTGAAGGCGCGCCGGGGATGCAGCACGAGATGGGCGAGGAGATCGAATTCCAGTCGTGGCAGGTCGCGTTGGCGTCCCGCGATGAAGACCGTCCGGGCCGCGGTGTCGATACGGATCGGCTCCGGCCGGGCCTGGCCCGCCGGTGGCTCGCCGTGAGGGGGCGGCTCCTCGCCCGGCGGCGCCAGGATGATGTGGACCTCGTCGGACGGCAGCCGGTGCACCGACACGGGTTCCAGGTCGTGCAGGGTCAATTGCCACTTTCCGTCGGGTAGCCGGTCGACCGCCAGGGGTGGCCCTTCGTCGGACCCGGCTGTCGGCGTCCGGACGAAGTCGGCGTCCGGACGCAACGCAAGCGGGGTCGTCGAGGGGTTCATAAACATGATCTGGGCCCATTCCTCTTGCAAAGCAGGCGTGTACGGACAGACATGGCGGTGCTCGACGTTCACATGCGCGGTGGTGCTGTGCAGCGATCGTGGGCGGGCCGGTGGTGAGGCGGGGCGGCGGCCCGGCACTTGTGGTGCAGGTGCGCCCATCGGGGGCGATCGCTCCGCTCGTACCGCAGGAACGCGCGCTCCCGTGCCTGTACCCAGCCATGACGTGGTGTGAAGTCACGGCCTCCGGTCCAGTCGAACGCTACATGTGATCGCGTGGTTCCGGAAAGTAGCGTCCGCTAATTCGGTTGCTCTTGAGCCGACTTCGTGATTGTGCGGTCCCTACTCGGGCGGCGCACCGGCCCGTTGCCTCCGGCTGCCCGCTGTTCCGTTTCGCACGCGCGTCAGGAATTCCTTGAAAGTTGACGGTTCGGGGCGTGGGCGGTGCCCGGTAAGGGCCCGGCGGGGACGGCGGTGGTGACGGCGTCGGCGCCGCGGGGCGGGTCACGCCTCTTCGGGGCTCCGCGGGCCGGCGCCGCGTGTCCGTCCGGCCCGTCGCGCACCCCTCGAAGTCGCCCCTGGAGGGCTTGGCCGGAAAGCGCCCTGAACTGGCCGAAAGTGGTGAGCGGTGGTGAGCGGGTCCGGTTCGGCAGGTGGGGTGACGTGGGATTCCTGTCTTTCCCGGGCCGGGGCGAGCGAGATGCGGCGACCTCGGGGGCCGGGCCGCTCTCCCTCCATGGAAACGATGGATACGGAGGAGTAATCGGGGATGATGTCCGGTTGTGAAGGGCTCGTGGACGGGTGAATATGCCAAATAAATGCGCGGAGTGGAACGGGATCGCAATGTGGAGAGGTGTGGGAGGGGGTGTGCGAGAAGTTGTTTCTTTTTCAATTTCATCGAGACTAAAAGGTGCGGAACCAGATATTCCAGGCGACTTGTTTTCGCAATGAGTTGAGGGTGAGTAGGGTGTGCCCGCTGTCACTTGACCGGTGGCAGCGGCCCGGCTGAATTCGGCTCGGCTGGAATGTGGTGTGGGGGATGATGCCTTCGTGACCGGGAGGGGACCATGGCGGCCGGCTCATTCGAGGGGCAGTACGTGTGGAGTCCGGCTGCCGATGACCGGGCGCTGGCGCGCGCGTGTATGGACGTACGGGCCGGACGGTATCTGGGCGCGCACGAAGTTCTGCGGGAGGTCCGGGAGGATTTCGAGGTGCGCGCCCACCGGTCGCTGGTGCTGGCCTCCGTGGCGGCCGACTCGGACCTGGCCGAGCGCTGGCTGGACGAGGAGCCGGGGCCGGAGGCGGCGCTGCTGTGGGCCCGGGTGGCGATGCTCCGGGCCCTGCGCATGGCCGATGCCGGTGACCGGCGGCAGGGCGCCCTGGCGCGGATAGCGCAGTCGGCGTGCGAGCGGGCGGCGAAGCTGCTCCCCGGAGACCCCACGCCCTGGGTGGCGCAACTGGCGCTGACGCGCCTGGACCGCCCGCAGGACCCGGCGCCGCAGGGGTTGCTGACCGCGCCGGCCGGGCCCTGGTACCTCTTCGCCCACATCCTCCGGCTGGACCCCTGGCACCGCGAGGCGCACCACCGCTTCCTGTCCTTCTTCTTCACCCGCTACGGCGGCTCGTCCAGCGCGAGCTGGGACGTTGCCGCGTTTCTGAGCCAGCGGGCCCCCGCCGTCTCGCCGCTGCGGCTGCTGCCGCTGGTGGCCCTCGTCGAGGACTACAACCCGGCCGAACTGCTCGCCGACCACACCTGGGAGCAGCCCCAGTGGGTCACCACCGCGATGGGCATTTACCGGAACTGGCTTCCGCGGGTGGCCGGATACCGGTTCACGCCGGTGCTGGATCTGGCGTATCTCGCCCATGCGCTGTTCATGGCGAAACGTGAATTCGAGGCGCGGGAGGTCTTCACGGCCATGGGGCCGTATGCCTCGCGCATGCCCTGGAGCGCATTCGGCGATCCCGAGGAGCAATTGACCAGAGCGCGACGTTCCTGCGGACTTCCCGTGCCCTATGGCGGCTGACTTCGCAACGGTGACCGATTCCGCAGGAAGTATCGTCGCGCCGCATTCGCCACCGTAAAGACCCGCCCGTCCTTCTCCGCCCGTTCGATCAATTCGACCTGGTCCGTCCTTCCCCCGGTTTCCCCCCAGAAAGGTTGCGGTTGTGTCCGAGCGTACGTCTCCAGCTCGCTCGAAAAACCCCCACCCGGCAGACCCCGGAACACTCGACGACGACGCCACGCTCCATGCCATGGGCTACCCGCGGAAACTCACTCGCAGATTCCGCGCGTTCGACAATTTCGCCATTTCTTTCACCATCATCAACATCATCTCCGGGATCTTCTCCTCCTTCGGCTTCGGCATGAACGCCGGCGGCCCGCGGATCCTGGTCTTCGGCTGGGTCGGCGTGTCGATCATGGTGCTCTTCGTCGGCGCCGCGATGGGCGAGATCGCCTCCGCCTACCCGACCAGCGGCGCGCTCTACTTCTCGGCCGGCAAGCTGGCCAAGCGGCACCAGGGCGCCTGGTCCTGGTACACGGGCTGGCTGAA comes from the Streptomyces angustmyceticus genome and includes:
- a CDS encoding hydrogenase maturation protein, which produces MRILLIAGAFNSLTQRVYAELGERGHHLGVELVTRDTPLLDVVRRHAPDLIVAPMLTTAVPREVWSACPCLIVHPGPVGDRGPSSVDWAVHLGADRWGVTVLQANDEMDAGDIWAAADFPVPAVGKSDLYRNEIADGAIEAVLTAVARVASGTHRPRPQATLPAAARPGRPRPPFRQDLRRIDWHADPTDTVVRKLRAADSRPGVRDELLGVTWYLHGGHPEDTLTGRPGELLATRCGAICRATADGAVWIPELRAPRAPGEPASPKLPATLALGARLPRLPEVPAPLDPGGGPRTWSDIRYREDGPAGFLEFSFPGGAMSTDHCRRLLAAYRHACSRPTSVLVLGGRRDFFSNGIHLHVIEAAADPAEESWANIQAMDDLVHAVLTTTDRLVVAALGGNAAAGGAMLALAADEVWCRSAVVLNPHYRLMGLYGSEYWTYTLPRRAGHEAAGRLMARALPMTAAAGARLGLVDRIIDSTAQDFTARTAHLARRLASAAATQARIATKKAARERDEAQRPLAAYREEELARMHRTFFDPDEPYHALRRAFVRKEPGPGTPAHLNTPAAGA
- a CDS encoding winged helix-turn-helix domain-containing protein — protein: MNVEHRHVCPYTPALQEEWAQIMFMNPSTTPLALRPDADFVRTPTAGSDEGPPLAVDRLPDGKWQLTLHDLEPVSVHRLPSDEVHIILAPPGEEPPPHGEPPAGQARPEPIRIDTAARTVFIAGRQRDLPRLEFDLLAHLVLHPRRAFTREQLMAAVWPNCQSSTRTVDVHIARLRRRLGPGLRDTISTVFGIGYKYLPAAPGDGRG